From one Cryptosporangium minutisporangium genomic stretch:
- a CDS encoding phosphatase PAP2 family protein — translation MAIFSTAAASTVSTAVATPLRVWIRIIATELALIALGAGTYLAVSAGAADRADVAAGNARTLLAVEAALGLDVERSLATWWAADATRALVANFYYVAAHFAVPIVVFGLLVLCRPADYRRFRTAFVAASLLGVAVSWTWPTAPPRLVEGFTDAPVISGAENPYAAFPSMHVGWAVWTALAVAALTARWWLRTVAWLHALLTSMDVLVTGHHWVLDVVGGVLAALAGLAIAHVCHGPRSATRPPTAEAPTAAPPRTTESAPVPASR, via the coding sequence GTGGCGATCTTTTCCACAGCAGCTGCATCAACGGTCTCGACCGCGGTGGCGACGCCGCTGCGGGTCTGGATCCGGATCATCGCCACCGAGCTCGCCCTGATCGCGCTCGGTGCCGGTACCTACCTCGCGGTCTCCGCCGGCGCCGCCGACCGGGCCGACGTCGCCGCCGGCAACGCCCGGACCCTGCTCGCCGTCGAAGCCGCGCTCGGGCTCGACGTCGAGCGGTCCCTCGCCACCTGGTGGGCCGCGGACGCCACCCGGGCGCTCGTGGCCAACTTCTACTACGTGGCCGCGCACTTCGCGGTCCCGATCGTCGTCTTCGGTCTGCTAGTCCTGTGCCGTCCGGCCGACTACCGCCGCTTCCGCACGGCGTTCGTGGCCGCGAGCCTGCTCGGCGTCGCGGTGTCCTGGACCTGGCCGACCGCGCCGCCCCGTCTCGTCGAGGGCTTCACCGACGCCCCGGTCATCTCGGGCGCGGAGAACCCCTACGCGGCGTTCCCGAGCATGCACGTCGGCTGGGCGGTCTGGACCGCGCTCGCGGTCGCCGCGCTCACCGCCCGCTGGTGGCTGCGCACGGTGGCCTGGTTGCACGCGCTGCTCACCAGCATGGACGTCCTGGTCACCGGCCACCACTGGGTCCTCGACGTGGTCGGCGGGGTGCTGGCCGCGCTCGCCGGGCTCGCGATCGCCCACGTCTGCCACGGCCCGCGTTCGGCGACCCGCCCCCCGACGGCAGAGGCCCCGACCGCAGCGCCGCCAAGGACGACAGAATCGGCCCCGGTCCCGGCGTCCCGGTGA